In Bordetella holmesii ATCC 51541, the following proteins share a genomic window:
- a CDS encoding helix-turn-helix family protein, giving the protein MNTHKHARLTFLRRLEMVQQLIAHQVCVPEAARAYGVTAPTVRKWLGRFLAQGQAGLADASSRPTVSPRAIAPAKALAIVELRRKRLTQARIAQALGVSASTVSRVLARAGLSHLADLEPAEPVVRYEHQAPAICCTSTSRSWDVSSALATGSRATDAIPLRGPAGTSSSWPSMTTPAWPSPTSTPTSASPAPSSSSRTQWPTTSAWA; this is encoded by the coding sequence ATGAACACCCATAAGCATGCCCGATTGACCTTCCTACGTCGCCTCGAAATGGTCCAGCAATTGATCGCCCATCAAGTTTGTGTGCCTGAAGCGGCCCGCGCCTATGGGGTCACCGCGCCGACTGTGCGCAAATGGCTGGGCCGCTTTCTGGCTCAGGGCCAGGCGGGCTTGGCCGATGCGTCCTCGCGCCCGACGGTCTCGCCCCGAGCGATTGCGCCGGCCAAGGCGCTGGCTATCGTGGAGCTGCGCCGCAAGCGGCTGACCCAAGCGCGCATCGCCCAGGCGCTGGGCGTGTCAGCCAGCACCGTCAGCCGCGTCCTGGCCCGCGCCGGTCTGTCGCACCTGGCCGACCTGGAGCCGGCCGAGCCGGTGGTGCGCTACGAGCATCAGGCCCCGGCGATCTGCTGCACATCGACATCAAGAAGCTGGGACGTATCCAGCGCCCTGGCCACCGGGTCACGGGCAACCGACGCGATACCGTTGAGGGGGCCGGCTGGGACTTCGTCTTCGTGGCCATCGATGACCACGCCCGCGTGGCCTTCACCGACATCCACCCCGACGAGCGCTTCCCCAGCGCCGTCCAGTTCCTCAAGGACGCAGTGGCCTACTACCAGCGCCTGGGCGTGA
- a CDS encoding class II Aldolase and Adducin N-terminal domain protein, whose translation MPDGRVSIYEPQQPGLIYPQLPEFANVTEERLHLKQRLVAACRAFGKEGFDYGFAGHLTVRDPEHPDLYWTNPMCVHFNDVNVSNLILADHKGRVVEGRHALNRAGFVLHAAVHEAHPDIVAMCHAHTVYGTAFSALGIPLAPISQDAAAFFEDHVVIKSEAGQVAVEERAGLAVCDWFKGVRAAIHQNHGLLTASRFSIESAAFWFIALERCCRQQLMVEASGHKPALVPPDKSRYSREHVGSEYIGWLHFQPIYEHLAATQPDMFE comes from the coding sequence TTGCCTGATGGACGCGTGTCGATCTATGAGCCGCAGCAGCCCGGGTTGATCTATCCGCAGTTGCCGGAGTTTGCCAATGTGACCGAAGAGCGGCTGCATTTGAAGCAGCGCCTGGTGGCCGCCTGCCGCGCCTTTGGCAAGGAGGGTTTTGATTATGGGTTTGCGGGACATTTGACGGTACGTGACCCGGAGCATCCCGATCTGTACTGGACCAACCCGATGTGCGTGCATTTCAATGATGTCAACGTTTCGAATCTGATTCTGGCCGACCACAAGGGGCGCGTGGTCGAGGGGCGCCACGCGCTCAATCGCGCGGGTTTCGTGCTGCACGCGGCCGTGCATGAGGCCCATCCGGACATCGTGGCCATGTGTCATGCGCATACGGTATATGGCACGGCTTTCTCGGCGCTGGGTATTCCCCTGGCGCCCATCTCTCAGGATGCGGCCGCCTTCTTCGAGGACCATGTGGTCATCAAGAGCGAAGCCGGGCAGGTGGCGGTCGAGGAGCGCGCCGGCCTGGCAGTGTGTGACTGGTTCAAGGGGGTGCGCGCGGCGATTCATCAGAACCACGGGCTGCTGACGGCGAGCCGCTTCAGCATCGAGTCGGCGGCGTTCTGGTTCATCGCGCTGGAGCGTTGCTGCCGGCAGCAACTGATGGTGGAGGCCTCTGGTCACAAGCCTGCGCTCGTGCCGCCGGACAAGTCGCGCTACAGCCGCGAGCATGTGGGTTCGGAGTACATCGGCTGGCTGCATTTCCAGCCGATATACGAGCATCTGGCTGCCACGCAGCCCGACATGTTCGAGTAG
- a CDS encoding bacterial regulatory helix-turn-helix, lysR family protein: MRKIPNFVLLRAFEAAARLQSFTLAAQELHLTPSAISHQVRELEELFGKPLFWRSHRQVEPTPEGRRLLESLTRILNALEACCAEVELAPAGQVRAVYCAPSLAVKWLGPRLPGFMTKNPDITIRLSSGSEPMDLTQAREVDVAISYGLALRLSGVDVTALGKEDIIPMCAPALKTRRHTWKQIMESAPLIDSALSQVRWNDWFVLNGLSLPSRPRTSFDRGTLSISAAVDGMGVALETTRFAERELARGELVEAGKFAFARITRENHFFSQRSTERRVDKIRRFKDWLLEEIQASDYAGRAAGSGAR; encoded by the coding sequence ATGAGAAAAATCCCCAACTTCGTGCTGTTGCGCGCCTTCGAGGCCGCCGCCCGCCTACAGAGTTTCACGCTCGCCGCACAGGAACTGCACCTGACGCCCTCGGCGATCAGCCATCAGGTTCGCGAGCTCGAAGAGCTCTTCGGCAAACCCCTGTTCTGGCGCAGCCACCGTCAGGTCGAGCCCACGCCCGAGGGACGCCGCCTGCTCGAGAGCCTGACGCGCATCCTCAACGCGCTCGAAGCCTGCTGTGCCGAGGTCGAGCTCGCCCCGGCCGGCCAGGTGCGAGCGGTGTATTGCGCGCCCAGCCTTGCCGTGAAATGGTTGGGCCCGCGCCTGCCGGGCTTCATGACCAAAAACCCGGACATCACCATCCGCTTGTCCAGCGGGTCCGAACCCATGGACCTCACCCAGGCGCGCGAAGTCGACGTCGCCATCTCCTACGGCCTGGCCCTGCGGCTCTCGGGCGTGGACGTCACCGCGCTGGGCAAAGAAGACATCATCCCCATGTGTGCGCCTGCCCTGAAAACACGCAGGCATACCTGGAAGCAGATCATGGAGTCCGCGCCGCTCATCGATTCGGCGCTCAGCCAGGTGCGCTGGAACGACTGGTTCGTGCTCAATGGACTGAGCCTGCCCTCGCGGCCGCGGACGTCCTTTGACCGTGGTACGCTGTCCATCTCGGCTGCCGTCGACGGCATGGGTGTCGCGCTGGAGACCACGCGATTTGCCGAGCGCGAACTGGCGCGCGGCGAGCTCGTCGAGGCCGGAAAATTCGCTTTTGCCCGCATCACCCGCGAGAACCACTTCTTCTCGCAACGCAGCACCGAACGTCGCGTCGACAAAATCCGCCGCTTCAAGGACTGGCTGCTGGAAGAAATCCAGGCGTCGGACTACGCAGGCAGGGCTGCCGGGAGTGGGGCGCGGTAA
- a CDS encoding integrase core domain protein gives MAYYQRLGVTIQRLLTDNGSAFRSRAFAALCHELGIKHRFTRPYRPQTNGKAERFIQSALREWAYAHTYQNSQHRADAMKSWLHHYNWHRPHHGIGRAVPISRLNLDEYNLLTVHS, from the coding sequence GTGGCCTACTACCAGCGCCTGGGCGTGACCATCCAGCGCTTGCTCACCGACAATGGCTCGGCCTTTCGCAGCCGCGCCTTCGCCGCGCTGTGCCATGAGCTGGGCATCAAGCACCGCTTTACCCGACCTTACCGCCCACAGACCAATGGCAAGGCCGAACGCTTCATCCAGTCGGCCTTGCGTGAGTGGGCTTACGCTCACACCTACCAGAACTCCCAACACCGAGCCGATGCCATGAAATCCTGGCTACACCACTACAACTGGCATCGACCCCACCACGGCATCGGGCGCGCTGTACCCATCTCCAGACTCAACCTGGACGAATACAACCTATTGACAGTTCACAGCTAG
- a CDS encoding major Facilitator Superfamily protein, protein MNGDIAAQPFVNTDEESATYAKVAWRLLPFLFLCYLCAYLDRINVSFAKLQMASELALSDAVYGLGAGVFFIGYLMFEVPSNLILMKVGARRWIARIMVTWGLISACMMFVSGPVSFYVLRFLLGVAEAGFIPAILLYLTYWFPNKRRSKATALFLTGIPMSGVVGGPISGWIMHSMHGAHGWSGWQWLFLLEGLPTVLIGVIAFFYLDDRVADAKWLTDAEKARIQRDLAAEQQGNHLHSIRDGLTNPRVLLLSGIYFFFTMGLYGISFWLPSLVKASGVTDTLNIGLLSAVPYLVAVLGMIVFSRSSDATGERRWHLSIAGLLGAVGLAASVIYAKDTTFALIALTIGTVGVMATISQFWVLPPAILSGGAAAAGIALINSVGSISGVVSPYAIGWAQTAHNSTGAGVIALVCCLVIGSILVFTVPARLVNVQRQDAARR, encoded by the coding sequence ATGAACGGCGACATCGCTGCGCAGCCATTCGTCAATACCGATGAGGAATCTGCCACTTACGCCAAGGTGGCCTGGCGTTTACTTCCCTTCTTGTTTCTCTGTTATCTCTGTGCGTATCTGGATCGCATCAATGTCAGTTTCGCCAAGCTGCAGATGGCAAGCGAACTGGCGCTGAGCGATGCGGTCTACGGACTTGGCGCCGGGGTGTTCTTCATCGGTTATCTGATGTTCGAAGTGCCGAGCAATTTGATCCTGATGAAGGTGGGCGCGCGGCGCTGGATTGCGCGCATCATGGTGACCTGGGGATTGATATCGGCGTGCATGATGTTTGTATCGGGGCCGGTCAGTTTCTATGTGCTGCGGTTCTTGCTCGGCGTGGCCGAGGCAGGTTTCATCCCGGCGATTCTGCTGTATCTGACCTACTGGTTTCCGAACAAACGCCGCAGCAAGGCGACCGCGTTGTTTCTGACGGGGATACCCATGTCAGGCGTGGTGGGCGGACCCATATCGGGCTGGATCATGCATTCCATGCATGGCGCGCACGGCTGGTCGGGCTGGCAGTGGCTGTTTCTGCTCGAAGGCCTGCCGACGGTGCTGATCGGCGTGATCGCCTTCTTCTATCTGGACGATCGCGTGGCGGACGCCAAGTGGTTGACCGACGCCGAGAAGGCACGCATCCAGCGCGATCTGGCGGCCGAGCAACAAGGCAACCATCTGCACTCCATTCGCGATGGGTTGACCAATCCGCGCGTGTTGCTGCTGAGCGGGATCTACTTCTTCTTCACCATGGGCCTGTATGGCATCAGTTTCTGGTTGCCCAGTCTGGTCAAAGCCAGCGGGGTGACGGATACCTTGAACATCGGCCTGCTGTCGGCGGTGCCTTATCTGGTCGCGGTCCTGGGCATGATTGTGTTTAGCCGCAGTTCGGATGCGACGGGCGAGCGCCGCTGGCATTTGAGCATCGCCGGTCTGCTGGGCGCCGTGGGCCTGGCCGCCAGCGTCATCTACGCCAAGGACACGACGTTCGCGTTGATCGCGCTGACCATAGGAACGGTCGGCGTCATGGCTACGATCTCGCAATTCTGGGTGCTGCCGCCGGCGATTCTGAGCGGCGGCGCGGCCGCTGCCGGTATCGCGCTGATCAATTCCGTGGGCAGTATCTCGGGCGTGGTCAGCCCCTATGCCATCGGTTGGGCGCAGACGGCGCACAACAGCACCGGGGCGGGCGTGATCGCACTGGTGTGCTGTCTGGTCATCGGCAGCATTCTGGTGTTTACCGTGCCGGCCAGGCTGGTCAATGTGCAGCGGCAGGACGCCGCACGCCGATAA
- a CDS encoding tonB-dependent siderophore receptor family protein produces the protein MRGFEISAYTGGLYRDGGKYSVNVYNGQQEPYGLERVELLKGASSVLYGASGPGGIINTVTKRPTTETLRELNLESGSFDRKQLSGDFGGALSDDGVWSYRTTFLARDSKTATDYIDDDRRFLAGGLTWRPSARTSLTLLADYQKDKAAENLGLPAKGSVYSTRYDRIPTNRFTGTAGYDGYDAERYTAGWLFEHAFNDTVTLRNNVRYYDFRSTFPETLTYNLAADERTSTTRYALDRSDNSQAVVADTALQFKFGQGALQHTALVGVDYTRMRHQTTREQRRAQPFDYFDPDYGIPVGDVYRSQGKSTDRTHRLGLYAQDQIKIAEKLVVLLGGRYDDVVYRSHNSIYPSQEVDDEKSHALTGRAGLVYLFDNGVAPFFSYSESFEPESGADRNGSRFKPVTGEQYELGVRYQPPGSDLMLSAAVYQLKRKNMSVSDPLDPSYNIQVGEVRSRGFELEARGRVGRNTHVIAAYAYTDARTTKASPLAPEDEGMRIGQVPYHQFSLWTDYSFGDFGLAGLTVGAGMRFVDSTHFLYGTGKVPAYTLVDAMVSYSTGPWRFALNASNLTDKRYVAVCQSACFYGEPRRIIGSVSYRW, from the coding sequence GTGCGCGGCTTTGAGATCAGCGCCTATACCGGTGGCTTGTATCGCGATGGCGGCAAGTATTCGGTCAACGTCTACAACGGCCAGCAGGAACCCTATGGCCTGGAGCGGGTGGAACTGCTCAAGGGCGCCTCATCCGTGCTTTACGGAGCCAGCGGGCCTGGTGGCATCATCAACACGGTGACTAAGCGGCCAACCACTGAGACCTTGCGTGAGCTGAACCTGGAGTCCGGATCGTTTGATCGCAAGCAGCTCTCCGGCGACTTCGGGGGGGCGTTGAGCGATGACGGCGTCTGGTCGTATCGAACCACGTTCCTGGCTCGCGACAGCAAGACCGCGACGGATTACATCGATGATGATCGGCGCTTTCTCGCCGGCGGCCTGACTTGGCGGCCCAGCGCCCGCACCTCATTGACGCTGTTGGCCGACTATCAGAAAGACAAGGCGGCCGAGAATCTAGGGCTGCCAGCCAAAGGATCGGTCTACAGCACCCGTTACGACCGGATCCCGACCAATCGTTTTACGGGTACGGCAGGGTATGACGGCTATGATGCCGAACGCTACACCGCCGGCTGGTTGTTCGAGCACGCCTTCAACGATACGGTCACTTTGCGCAACAACGTGCGCTACTACGACTTTCGCAGCACGTTTCCGGAGACGCTGACCTATAACCTTGCCGCCGATGAGCGCACATCGACGACGCGTTACGCCTTGGATAGAAGCGACAACTCGCAGGCCGTGGTGGCCGATACCGCTTTGCAGTTCAAGTTCGGGCAAGGGGCGTTGCAACATACTGCCCTCGTGGGCGTGGATTACACGCGCATGCGGCATCAGACGACACGCGAGCAGCGGCGCGCTCAGCCTTTCGATTACTTCGATCCCGATTACGGTATCCCGGTGGGCGATGTATATCGCTCGCAAGGCAAGTCGACAGACCGTACCCACCGCCTGGGCTTGTATGCGCAGGATCAGATAAAGATCGCCGAGAAGCTCGTCGTGTTGCTCGGTGGGCGCTACGATGATGTGGTCTACAGGAGCCACAACAGCATCTACCCTTCGCAAGAGGTCGATGACGAGAAAAGCCATGCGCTGACGGGCCGCGCCGGTCTGGTCTATCTGTTTGACAACGGTGTGGCTCCATTCTTTAGCTACAGCGAATCGTTCGAACCGGAAAGCGGCGCAGATCGCAACGGCAGCCGCTTCAAGCCGGTAACCGGCGAACAGTATGAACTGGGTGTACGCTATCAGCCACCAGGGTCGGATCTGATGCTGTCGGCGGCGGTCTATCAGCTCAAGCGTAAGAATATGTCCGTCAGTGATCCCCTGGATCCGAGCTACAACATCCAGGTCGGAGAGGTGCGATCGCGCGGTTTCGAACTGGAGGCGCGCGGCCGGGTGGGACGCAACACCCATGTGATTGCCGCCTATGCTTACACCGACGCGCGCACGACCAAGGCCAGCCCGCTTGCGCCGGAAGACGAAGGCATGCGGATCGGGCAGGTGCCCTATCACCAGTTTTCGCTGTGGACGGACTACAGTTTCGGTGACTTCGGTCTGGCGGGGCTGACCGTGGGTGCCGGAATGCGCTTTGTCGACAGCACGCATTTCCTGTACGGCACAGGGAAGGTGCCCGCCTACACCCTGGTTGACGCCATGGTGAGCTATAGCACCGGCCCTTGGCGGTTTGCGCTCAATGCCAGCAACCTGACGGACAAGCGTTATGTTGCGGTATGCCAGTCGGCCTGCTTCTACGGAGAGCCTCGCCGCATTATCGGCTCGGTCTCCTATCGCTGGTAA